In a single window of the Canis lupus dingo isolate Sandy chromosome 18, ASM325472v2, whole genome shotgun sequence genome:
- the LOC112659361 gene encoding uncharacterized protein LOC112659361 isoform X1 gives MRDPRGKPHRAVKRRGKAGGQGAPCQARVHGRWYLEPRSRGAQMLREKLWVPWNGLIVIGKRMELLGRNTQKPRMWDPKLDSEDWGLEDVEKTVLKAKLGQNQERMDVKLLHSVASALQASAGLRKSTAKELWGKEDVRGKIDDESEIAGTTEGSRRGSGFKEKLKFTGVGTKGGDLRSRPHTLPQNEEMLRSSGEKLSREKLRSSGEMLRSSGEKLRSSGEKLRSSREKLRSSGEKLRSSGEMLRSSREKLRSSGEKLRSNGEKLSGEKLRSSGEKLSLSEEILRSSGEKQGSRGEKLESSGNDLRSTGDQLQSSVEKLEDSGMGSINEETDERVVEVAGDEKLIKVTDAEMEIPLERVEGSDEELEGTKGAVVVEEDVLGGVNDTADESVSMEEREVIDEGDSE, from the exons ATGCGAGACCCGCGGGGTAAGCCGCACAGAGCCGTGAAGAGACGCGGCAAGGCCGGCGGCCAGGGCGCCCCATGCCAGGCCCGGGTCCACGGGCGGTGGTACCTGGAGCCAAGAAGCAGAGGGGCGCAGATGCTGCGAGAAAAACTGTGGGTGCCCTGGAACGGGCTCATTGTGATCGGGAAGAGAATGGAGCTCCTGGGTAGAAATACACAAAAGCCCAGAATGTGGGACCCAAAGCTTGACTCTGAGGACTGGGGTCTGGAAGATGTGGAAAAGACGGTCTTGAAAGCGAAGTTAGGCCAGAATCAGGAAAGGATGGATGTGAAGCTACTGCACAGTGTAGCAAGTGCATTACAGGCTTCAGCAGGTTTGCGGAAAAGTACCGCAAAGGAGTTGTGGGGAAAGGAAGACGTTAGAGGCAAAATAGACGATGAATCTGAGATAGCAGGGACTACCGAAGGGTCTAGGAGGGGGTCTGGGTTTAAAGAGAAGTTGAAGTTTACTGGGGTGGGGACCAAAGGAGGGGACTTGAGATCCAGACCACATACACTCCCACAGAATGAGGAGATGCTGAGGTCCAGTGGAGAGAAGCTGAGTCGAGAGAAGCTGAGGTCAAGTGGAGAGATGCTGAGGTCAAGTGGAGAGAAGCTTAGGTCAAGTGGAGAGAAGCTGAGGTCAAGTAGAGAGAAGCTGAGGTCAAGTGGAGAGAAGCTGAGGTCAAGTGGAGAGATGCTGAG GTCAAGTAGAGAGAAGCTGAGGTCAAGTGGAGAGAAACTGAGGTCAAATGGAGAGAAGCTGAGTGGAGAGAAGCTGAGATCAAGTGGTGAGAAGCTGAGTCTGAGTGAAGAGATCCTGAGGTCAAGTGGAGAGAAGCAGGGATCCAGGGGAGAGAAGCTGGAAAGTAGTGGAAACGATTTGAGATCCACTGGAGATCAACTGCAGTCAAGTGTGGAGAAGCTGGAGGATTCAGGGATGGGAAGCATAAATGAAGAGACAGATGAGAGAGTAGTAGAAGTTGCTGGTGATGAAAAATTGATTAAAGTTACTGATGCAGAGATGGAAATTCCTTTGGAAAGGGTGGAAGGGAGTGATGAAGAGCTAGAAGGGACCAAGGGGGCAGTGGTGGTTGAGGAGGATGTCTTGGGTGGAGTGAATGATACAGCTGATGAATCTGTTTCtatggaagagagagaggttATAGATGAAGGTGATAGTGAATGA
- the LOC112659361 gene encoding uncharacterized protein LOC112659361 isoform X5, producing MRDPRGKPHRAVKRRGKAGGQGAPCQARVHGRWYLEPRSRGAQMLREKLWVPWNGLIVIGKRMELLGRNTQKPRMWDPKLDSEDWGLEDVEKTVLKAKLGQNQERMDVKLLHSVASALQASAGLRKSTAKELWGKEDVRGKIDDESEIAGTTEGSRRGSGFKEKLKFTGVGTKGGDLRSRPHTLPQNEEMLRSSGEKLSREKLRSSGEMLRSSGEKLRSSGEKLRSSREKLRSSREKLRSSGEKLRSNGEKLSGEKLRSSGEKLSLSEEILRSSGEKQGSRGEKLESSGNDLRSTGDQLQSSVEKLEDSGMGSINEETDERVVEVAGDEKLIKVTDAEMEIPLERVEGSDEELEGTKGAVVVEEDVLGGVNDTADESVSMEEREVIDEGDSE from the exons ATGCGAGACCCGCGGGGTAAGCCGCACAGAGCCGTGAAGAGACGCGGCAAGGCCGGCGGCCAGGGCGCCCCATGCCAGGCCCGGGTCCACGGGCGGTGGTACCTGGAGCCAAGAAGCAGAGGGGCGCAGATGCTGCGAGAAAAACTGTGGGTGCCCTGGAACGGGCTCATTGTGATCGGGAAGAGAATGGAGCTCCTGGGTAGAAATACACAAAAGCCCAGAATGTGGGACCCAAAGCTTGACTCTGAGGACTGGGGTCTGGAAGATGTGGAAAAGACGGTCTTGAAAGCGAAGTTAGGCCAGAATCAGGAAAGGATGGATGTGAAGCTACTGCACAGTGTAGCAAGTGCATTACAGGCTTCAGCAGGTTTGCGGAAAAGTACCGCAAAGGAGTTGTGGGGAAAGGAAGACGTTAGAGGCAAAATAGACGATGAATCTGAGATAGCAGGGACTACCGAAGGGTCTAGGAGGGGGTCTGGGTTTAAAGAGAAGTTGAAGTTTACTGGGGTGGGGACCAAAGGAGGGGACTTGAGATCCAGACCACATACACTCCCACAGAATGAGGAGATGCTGAGGTCCAGTGGAGAGAAGCTGAGTCGAGAGAAGCTGAGGTCAAGTGGAGAGATGCTGAGGTCAAGTGGAGAGAAGCTTAGGTCAAGTGGAGAGAAGCTGAGGTCAAGTAGAGAGAAGCTGAG GTCAAGTAGAGAGAAGCTGAGGTCAAGTGGAGAGAAACTGAGGTCAAATGGAGAGAAGCTGAGTGGAGAGAAGCTGAGATCAAGTGGTGAGAAGCTGAGTCTGAGTGAAGAGATCCTGAGGTCAAGTGGAGAGAAGCAGGGATCCAGGGGAGAGAAGCTGGAAAGTAGTGGAAACGATTTGAGATCCACTGGAGATCAACTGCAGTCAAGTGTGGAGAAGCTGGAGGATTCAGGGATGGGAAGCATAAATGAAGAGACAGATGAGAGAGTAGTAGAAGTTGCTGGTGATGAAAAATTGATTAAAGTTACTGATGCAGAGATGGAAATTCCTTTGGAAAGGGTGGAAGGGAGTGATGAAGAGCTAGAAGGGACCAAGGGGGCAGTGGTGGTTGAGGAGGATGTCTTGGGTGGAGTGAATGATACAGCTGATGAATCTGTTTCtatggaagagagagaggttATAGATGAAGGTGATAGTGAATGA
- the LOC112659361 gene encoding uncharacterized protein LOC112659361 isoform X8, whose protein sequence is MRDPRGKPHRAVKRRGKAGGQGAPCQARVHGRWYLEPRSRGAQMLREKLWVPWNGLIVIGKRMELLGRNTQKPRMWDPKLDSEDWGLEDVEKTVLKAKLGQNQERMDVKLLHSVASALQASAGLRKSTAKELWGKEDVRGKIDDESEIAGTTEGSRRGSGFKEKLKFTGVGTKGGDLRSRPHTLPQNEEMLRSSGEKLSREKLRSSREKLRSSGEKLRSNGEKLSGEKLRSSGEKLSLSEEILRSSGEKQGSRGEKLESSGNDLRSTGDQLQSSVEKLEDSGMGSINEETDERVVEVAGDEKLIKVTDAEMEIPLERVEGSDEELEGTKGAVVVEEDVLGGVNDTADESVSMEEREVIDEGDSE, encoded by the exons ATGCGAGACCCGCGGGGTAAGCCGCACAGAGCCGTGAAGAGACGCGGCAAGGCCGGCGGCCAGGGCGCCCCATGCCAGGCCCGGGTCCACGGGCGGTGGTACCTGGAGCCAAGAAGCAGAGGGGCGCAGATGCTGCGAGAAAAACTGTGGGTGCCCTGGAACGGGCTCATTGTGATCGGGAAGAGAATGGAGCTCCTGGGTAGAAATACACAAAAGCCCAGAATGTGGGACCCAAAGCTTGACTCTGAGGACTGGGGTCTGGAAGATGTGGAAAAGACGGTCTTGAAAGCGAAGTTAGGCCAGAATCAGGAAAGGATGGATGTGAAGCTACTGCACAGTGTAGCAAGTGCATTACAGGCTTCAGCAGGTTTGCGGAAAAGTACCGCAAAGGAGTTGTGGGGAAAGGAAGACGTTAGAGGCAAAATAGACGATGAATCTGAGATAGCAGGGACTACCGAAGGGTCTAGGAGGGGGTCTGGGTTTAAAGAGAAGTTGAAGTTTACTGGGGTGGGGACCAAAGGAGGGGACTTGAGATCCAGACCACATACACTCCCACAGAATGAGGAGATGCTGAGGTCCAGTGGAGAGAAGCTGAGTCGAGAGAAGCTGAG GTCAAGTAGAGAGAAGCTGAGGTCAAGTGGAGAGAAACTGAGGTCAAATGGAGAGAAGCTGAGTGGAGAGAAGCTGAGATCAAGTGGTGAGAAGCTGAGTCTGAGTGAAGAGATCCTGAGGTCAAGTGGAGAGAAGCAGGGATCCAGGGGAGAGAAGCTGGAAAGTAGTGGAAACGATTTGAGATCCACTGGAGATCAACTGCAGTCAAGTGTGGAGAAGCTGGAGGATTCAGGGATGGGAAGCATAAATGAAGAGACAGATGAGAGAGTAGTAGAAGTTGCTGGTGATGAAAAATTGATTAAAGTTACTGATGCAGAGATGGAAATTCCTTTGGAAAGGGTGGAAGGGAGTGATGAAGAGCTAGAAGGGACCAAGGGGGCAGTGGTGGTTGAGGAGGATGTCTTGGGTGGAGTGAATGATACAGCTGATGAATCTGTTTCtatggaagagagagaggttATAGATGAAGGTGATAGTGAATGA
- the LOC112659361 gene encoding uncharacterized protein LOC112659361 isoform X4, with translation MRDPRGKPHRAVKRRGKAGGQGAPCQARVHGRWYLEPRSRGAQMLREKLWVPWNGLIVIGKRMELLGRNTQKPRMWDPKLDSEDWGLEDVEKTVLKAKLGQNQERMDVKLLHSVASALQASAGLRKSTAKELWGKEDVRGKIDDESEIAGTTEGSRRGSGFKEKLKFTGVGTKGGDLRSRPHTLPQNEEMLRSSGEKLSREKLRSSGEKLRSSGEMLRSSGEKLRSSGEKLRSSREKLRSSGEKLRSNGEKLSGEKLRSSGEKLSLSEEILRSSGEKQGSRGEKLESSGNDLRSTGDQLQSSVEKLEDSGMGSINEETDERVVEVAGDEKLIKVTDAEMEIPLERVEGSDEELEGTKGAVVVEEDVLGGVNDTADESVSMEEREVIDEGDSE, from the exons ATGCGAGACCCGCGGGGTAAGCCGCACAGAGCCGTGAAGAGACGCGGCAAGGCCGGCGGCCAGGGCGCCCCATGCCAGGCCCGGGTCCACGGGCGGTGGTACCTGGAGCCAAGAAGCAGAGGGGCGCAGATGCTGCGAGAAAAACTGTGGGTGCCCTGGAACGGGCTCATTGTGATCGGGAAGAGAATGGAGCTCCTGGGTAGAAATACACAAAAGCCCAGAATGTGGGACCCAAAGCTTGACTCTGAGGACTGGGGTCTGGAAGATGTGGAAAAGACGGTCTTGAAAGCGAAGTTAGGCCAGAATCAGGAAAGGATGGATGTGAAGCTACTGCACAGTGTAGCAAGTGCATTACAGGCTTCAGCAGGTTTGCGGAAAAGTACCGCAAAGGAGTTGTGGGGAAAGGAAGACGTTAGAGGCAAAATAGACGATGAATCTGAGATAGCAGGGACTACCGAAGGGTCTAGGAGGGGGTCTGGGTTTAAAGAGAAGTTGAAGTTTACTGGGGTGGGGACCAAAGGAGGGGACTTGAGATCCAGACCACATACACTCCCACAGAATGAGGAGATGCTGAGGTCCAGTGGAGAGAAGCTGAGTCGAGAGAAGCTGAG GTCAAGTGGAGAGAAGCTGAGGTCAAGTGGAGAGATGCTGAGGTCAAGTGGAGAGAAGCTTAGGTCAAGTGGAGAGAAGCTGAGGTCAAGTAGAGAGAAGCTGAGGTCAAGTGGAGAGAAACTGAGGTCAAATGGAGAGAAGCTGAGTGGAGAGAAGCTGAGATCAAGTGGTGAGAAGCTGAGTCTGAGTGAAGAGATCCTGAGGTCAAGTGGAGAGAAGCAGGGATCCAGGGGAGAGAAGCTGGAAAGTAGTGGAAACGATTTGAGATCCACTGGAGATCAACTGCAGTCAAGTGTGGAGAAGCTGGAGGATTCAGGGATGGGAAGCATAAATGAAGAGACAGATGAGAGAGTAGTAGAAGTTGCTGGTGATGAAAAATTGATTAAAGTTACTGATGCAGAGATGGAAATTCCTTTGGAAAGGGTGGAAGGGAGTGATGAAGAGCTAGAAGGGACCAAGGGGGCAGTGGTGGTTGAGGAGGATGTCTTGGGTGGAGTGAATGATACAGCTGATGAATCTGTTTCtatggaagagagagaggttATAGATGAAGGTGATAGTGAATGA
- the LOC112659361 gene encoding uncharacterized protein LOC112659361 isoform X3, which translates to MRDPRGKPHRAVKRRGKAGGQGAPCQARVHGRWYLEPRSRGAQMLREKLWVPWNGLIVIGKRMELLGRNTQKPRMWDPKLDSEDWGLEDVEKTVLKAKLGQNQERMDVKLLHSVASALQASAGLRKSTAKELWGKEDVRGKIDDESEIAGTTEGSRRGSGFKEKLKFTGVGTKGGDLRSRPHTLPQNEEMLRSSGEKLSREKLRSSGEMLRSSGEKLRSSGEKLRSSREKLRSSGEKLRSSREKLRSSGEKLRSNGEKLSGEKLRSSGEKLSLSEEILRSSGEKQGSRGEKLESSGNDLRSTGDQLQSSVEKLEDSGMGSINEETDERVVEVAGDEKLIKVTDAEMEIPLERVEGSDEELEGTKGAVVVEEDVLGGVNDTADESVSMEEREVIDEGDSE; encoded by the exons ATGCGAGACCCGCGGGGTAAGCCGCACAGAGCCGTGAAGAGACGCGGCAAGGCCGGCGGCCAGGGCGCCCCATGCCAGGCCCGGGTCCACGGGCGGTGGTACCTGGAGCCAAGAAGCAGAGGGGCGCAGATGCTGCGAGAAAAACTGTGGGTGCCCTGGAACGGGCTCATTGTGATCGGGAAGAGAATGGAGCTCCTGGGTAGAAATACACAAAAGCCCAGAATGTGGGACCCAAAGCTTGACTCTGAGGACTGGGGTCTGGAAGATGTGGAAAAGACGGTCTTGAAAGCGAAGTTAGGCCAGAATCAGGAAAGGATGGATGTGAAGCTACTGCACAGTGTAGCAAGTGCATTACAGGCTTCAGCAGGTTTGCGGAAAAGTACCGCAAAGGAGTTGTGGGGAAAGGAAGACGTTAGAGGCAAAATAGACGATGAATCTGAGATAGCAGGGACTACCGAAGGGTCTAGGAGGGGGTCTGGGTTTAAAGAGAAGTTGAAGTTTACTGGGGTGGGGACCAAAGGAGGGGACTTGAGATCCAGACCACATACACTCCCACAGAATGAGGAGATGCTGAGGTCCAGTGGAGAGAAGCTGAGTCGAGAGAAGCTGAGGTCAAGTGGAGAGATGCTGAGGTCAAGTGGAGAGAAGCTTAGGTCAAGTGGAGAGAAGCTGAGGTCAAGTAGAGAGAAGCTGAG GTCAAGTGGAGAGAAGCTGAGGTCAAGTAGAGAGAAGCTGAGGTCAAGTGGAGAGAAACTGAGGTCAAATGGAGAGAAGCTGAGTGGAGAGAAGCTGAGATCAAGTGGTGAGAAGCTGAGTCTGAGTGAAGAGATCCTGAGGTCAAGTGGAGAGAAGCAGGGATCCAGGGGAGAGAAGCTGGAAAGTAGTGGAAACGATTTGAGATCCACTGGAGATCAACTGCAGTCAAGTGTGGAGAAGCTGGAGGATTCAGGGATGGGAAGCATAAATGAAGAGACAGATGAGAGAGTAGTAGAAGTTGCTGGTGATGAAAAATTGATTAAAGTTACTGATGCAGAGATGGAAATTCCTTTGGAAAGGGTGGAAGGGAGTGATGAAGAGCTAGAAGGGACCAAGGGGGCAGTGGTGGTTGAGGAGGATGTCTTGGGTGGAGTGAATGATACAGCTGATGAATCTGTTTCtatggaagagagagaggttATAGATGAAGGTGATAGTGAATGA
- the LOC112659361 gene encoding uncharacterized protein LOC112659361 isoform X6, protein MRDPRGKPHRAVKRRGKAGGQGAPCQARVHGRWYLEPRSRGAQMLREKLWVPWNGLIVIGKRMELLGRNTQKPRMWDPKLDSEDWGLEDVEKTVLKAKLGQNQERMDVKLLHSVASALQASAGLRKSTAKELWGKEDVRGKIDDESEIAGTTEGSRRGSGFKEKLKFTGVGTKGGDLRSRPHTLPQNEEMLRSSGEKLSREKLRSSGEMLRSSGEKLRSSGEKLRSSGEKLRSNGEKLSGEKLRSSGEKLSLSEEILRSSGEKQGSRGEKLESSGNDLRSTGDQLQSSVEKLEDSGMGSINEETDERVVEVAGDEKLIKVTDAEMEIPLERVEGSDEELEGTKGAVVVEEDVLGGVNDTADESVSMEEREVIDEGDSE, encoded by the exons ATGCGAGACCCGCGGGGTAAGCCGCACAGAGCCGTGAAGAGACGCGGCAAGGCCGGCGGCCAGGGCGCCCCATGCCAGGCCCGGGTCCACGGGCGGTGGTACCTGGAGCCAAGAAGCAGAGGGGCGCAGATGCTGCGAGAAAAACTGTGGGTGCCCTGGAACGGGCTCATTGTGATCGGGAAGAGAATGGAGCTCCTGGGTAGAAATACACAAAAGCCCAGAATGTGGGACCCAAAGCTTGACTCTGAGGACTGGGGTCTGGAAGATGTGGAAAAGACGGTCTTGAAAGCGAAGTTAGGCCAGAATCAGGAAAGGATGGATGTGAAGCTACTGCACAGTGTAGCAAGTGCATTACAGGCTTCAGCAGGTTTGCGGAAAAGTACCGCAAAGGAGTTGTGGGGAAAGGAAGACGTTAGAGGCAAAATAGACGATGAATCTGAGATAGCAGGGACTACCGAAGGGTCTAGGAGGGGGTCTGGGTTTAAAGAGAAGTTGAAGTTTACTGGGGTGGGGACCAAAGGAGGGGACTTGAGATCCAGACCACATACACTCCCACAGAATGAGGAGATGCTGAGGTCCAGTGGAGAGAAGCTGAGTCGAGAGAAGCTGAGGTCAAGTGGAGAGATGCTGAGGTCAAGTGGAGAGAAGCTTAGGTCAAGTGGAGAGAAGCTGAG GTCAAGTGGAGAGAAACTGAGGTCAAATGGAGAGAAGCTGAGTGGAGAGAAGCTGAGATCAAGTGGTGAGAAGCTGAGTCTGAGTGAAGAGATCCTGAGGTCAAGTGGAGAGAAGCAGGGATCCAGGGGAGAGAAGCTGGAAAGTAGTGGAAACGATTTGAGATCCACTGGAGATCAACTGCAGTCAAGTGTGGAGAAGCTGGAGGATTCAGGGATGGGAAGCATAAATGAAGAGACAGATGAGAGAGTAGTAGAAGTTGCTGGTGATGAAAAATTGATTAAAGTTACTGATGCAGAGATGGAAATTCCTTTGGAAAGGGTGGAAGGGAGTGATGAAGAGCTAGAAGGGACCAAGGGGGCAGTGGTGGTTGAGGAGGATGTCTTGGGTGGAGTGAATGATACAGCTGATGAATCTGTTTCtatggaagagagagaggttATAGATGAAGGTGATAGTGAATGA
- the LOC112659361 gene encoding uncharacterized protein LOC112659361 isoform X7: protein MRDPRGKPHRAVKRRGKAGGQGAPCQARVHGRWYLEPRSRGAQMLREKLWVPWNGLIVIGKRMELLGRNTQKPRMWDPKLDSEDWGLEDVEKTVLKAKLGQNQERMDVKLLHSVASALQASAGLRKSTAKELWGKEDVRGKIDDESEIAGTTEGSRRGSGFKEKLKFTGVGTKGGDLRSRPHTLPQNEEMLRSSGEKLSREKLRSSGEKLRSSREKLRSSGEKLRSNGEKLSGEKLRSSGEKLSLSEEILRSSGEKQGSRGEKLESSGNDLRSTGDQLQSSVEKLEDSGMGSINEETDERVVEVAGDEKLIKVTDAEMEIPLERVEGSDEELEGTKGAVVVEEDVLGGVNDTADESVSMEEREVIDEGDSE from the exons ATGCGAGACCCGCGGGGTAAGCCGCACAGAGCCGTGAAGAGACGCGGCAAGGCCGGCGGCCAGGGCGCCCCATGCCAGGCCCGGGTCCACGGGCGGTGGTACCTGGAGCCAAGAAGCAGAGGGGCGCAGATGCTGCGAGAAAAACTGTGGGTGCCCTGGAACGGGCTCATTGTGATCGGGAAGAGAATGGAGCTCCTGGGTAGAAATACACAAAAGCCCAGAATGTGGGACCCAAAGCTTGACTCTGAGGACTGGGGTCTGGAAGATGTGGAAAAGACGGTCTTGAAAGCGAAGTTAGGCCAGAATCAGGAAAGGATGGATGTGAAGCTACTGCACAGTGTAGCAAGTGCATTACAGGCTTCAGCAGGTTTGCGGAAAAGTACCGCAAAGGAGTTGTGGGGAAAGGAAGACGTTAGAGGCAAAATAGACGATGAATCTGAGATAGCAGGGACTACCGAAGGGTCTAGGAGGGGGTCTGGGTTTAAAGAGAAGTTGAAGTTTACTGGGGTGGGGACCAAAGGAGGGGACTTGAGATCCAGACCACATACACTCCCACAGAATGAGGAGATGCTGAGGTCCAGTGGAGAGAAGCTGAGTCGAGAGAAGCTGAG GTCAAGTGGAGAGAAGCTGAGGTCAAGTAGAGAGAAGCTGAGGTCAAGTGGAGAGAAACTGAGGTCAAATGGAGAGAAGCTGAGTGGAGAGAAGCTGAGATCAAGTGGTGAGAAGCTGAGTCTGAGTGAAGAGATCCTGAGGTCAAGTGGAGAGAAGCAGGGATCCAGGGGAGAGAAGCTGGAAAGTAGTGGAAACGATTTGAGATCCACTGGAGATCAACTGCAGTCAAGTGTGGAGAAGCTGGAGGATTCAGGGATGGGAAGCATAAATGAAGAGACAGATGAGAGAGTAGTAGAAGTTGCTGGTGATGAAAAATTGATTAAAGTTACTGATGCAGAGATGGAAATTCCTTTGGAAAGGGTGGAAGGGAGTGATGAAGAGCTAGAAGGGACCAAGGGGGCAGTGGTGGTTGAGGAGGATGTCTTGGGTGGAGTGAATGATACAGCTGATGAATCTGTTTCtatggaagagagagaggttATAGATGAAGGTGATAGTGAATGA
- the LOC112659361 gene encoding uncharacterized protein LOC112659361 isoform X2: MRDPRGKPHRAVKRRGKAGGQGAPCQARVHGRWYLEPRSRGAQMLREKLWVPWNGLIVIGKRMELLGRNTQKPRMWDPKLDSEDWGLEDVEKTVLKAKLGQNQERMDVKLLHSVASALQASAGLRKSTAKELWGKEDVRGKIDDESEIAGTTEGSRRGSGFKEKLKFTGVGTKGGDLRSRPHTLPQNEEMLRSSGEKLSREKLRSSREKLRSSGEKLRSSGEMLRSSGEKLRSSGEKLRSSREKLRSSGEKLRSNGEKLSGEKLRSSGEKLSLSEEILRSSGEKQGSRGEKLESSGNDLRSTGDQLQSSVEKLEDSGMGSINEETDERVVEVAGDEKLIKVTDAEMEIPLERVEGSDEELEGTKGAVVVEEDVLGGVNDTADESVSMEEREVIDEGDSE, translated from the exons ATGCGAGACCCGCGGGGTAAGCCGCACAGAGCCGTGAAGAGACGCGGCAAGGCCGGCGGCCAGGGCGCCCCATGCCAGGCCCGGGTCCACGGGCGGTGGTACCTGGAGCCAAGAAGCAGAGGGGCGCAGATGCTGCGAGAAAAACTGTGGGTGCCCTGGAACGGGCTCATTGTGATCGGGAAGAGAATGGAGCTCCTGGGTAGAAATACACAAAAGCCCAGAATGTGGGACCCAAAGCTTGACTCTGAGGACTGGGGTCTGGAAGATGTGGAAAAGACGGTCTTGAAAGCGAAGTTAGGCCAGAATCAGGAAAGGATGGATGTGAAGCTACTGCACAGTGTAGCAAGTGCATTACAGGCTTCAGCAGGTTTGCGGAAAAGTACCGCAAAGGAGTTGTGGGGAAAGGAAGACGTTAGAGGCAAAATAGACGATGAATCTGAGATAGCAGGGACTACCGAAGGGTCTAGGAGGGGGTCTGGGTTTAAAGAGAAGTTGAAGTTTACTGGGGTGGGGACCAAAGGAGGGGACTTGAGATCCAGACCACATACACTCCCACAGAATGAGGAGATGCTGAGGTCCAGTGGAGAGAAGCTGAGTCGAGAGAAGCTGAG GTCAAGTAGAGAGAAGCTGAGGTCAAGTGGAGAGAAGCTGAGGTCAAGTGGAGAGATGCTGAGGTCAAGTGGAGAGAAGCTTAGGTCAAGTGGAGAGAAGCTGAGGTCAAGTAGAGAGAAGCTGAGGTCAAGTGGAGAGAAACTGAGGTCAAATGGAGAGAAGCTGAGTGGAGAGAAGCTGAGATCAAGTGGTGAGAAGCTGAGTCTGAGTGAAGAGATCCTGAGGTCAAGTGGAGAGAAGCAGGGATCCAGGGGAGAGAAGCTGGAAAGTAGTGGAAACGATTTGAGATCCACTGGAGATCAACTGCAGTCAAGTGTGGAGAAGCTGGAGGATTCAGGGATGGGAAGCATAAATGAAGAGACAGATGAGAGAGTAGTAGAAGTTGCTGGTGATGAAAAATTGATTAAAGTTACTGATGCAGAGATGGAAATTCCTTTGGAAAGGGTGGAAGGGAGTGATGAAGAGCTAGAAGGGACCAAGGGGGCAGTGGTGGTTGAGGAGGATGTCTTGGGTGGAGTGAATGATACAGCTGATGAATCTGTTTCtatggaagagagagaggttATAGATGAAGGTGATAGTGAATGA